The proteins below come from a single Pogoniulus pusillus isolate bPogPus1 chromosome 39, bPogPus1.pri, whole genome shotgun sequence genomic window:
- the ETNK2 gene encoding ethanolamine kinase 2, whose amino-acid sequence MGRSSGGLELAMAVSPGRCPDCPGPERGGDGGAISSVPHLGIAVDERDVLPGALRLMQELRPGWDPARVKTKLFTDGITNKLVACYTEEGMGDAVLVRVYGRRTELIVDRETELRNFQVLRAHGCAPDLYCAFRNGLCYQFLPGVALGPDHVRDPRLFRLVAQEMARVHAIHANGSLPKPILWQKLHKYFTLVKMDLSPKVSNPSLQQDMPSLEMLEHELAWMKETLSQLGSPVVLCHNDLLCKNIIYNQARERVHFIDYEYTGYNYQAFDIGNHFNEFAGVKEVDYGLYPSKETQLQWLHSYLQAYKQLTQGDRGGTEVSREELEALYVQVNKFSLASHFLWACWGLIQDKYSTIDFNFLRYAKLRFKQYFKMKPVVMALQPPK is encoded by the exons ATGGGCCGCAGCTCCGGTGGCTTGGAGCTGGCTATGGCCGTGTCCCCCGGTCGCTGTCCCGACTGCCCGGGGCCGGAGCGGGGCGGTGATGGGGGAGCGATTTCCAGTGTCCCCCACCTCGGCATTGCGGTGGACGAGAGGGACGTGCTGCCAGGGGCTCTGCGGCTCATGCAGGAGCTGAGACCCGGCTGGGACCCGGCCAGGGTGAAGACCAAG ctcttcaccGACGGCATCACCAACAAGCTGGTGGCCTGCTACACGGAGGAGGGCATGGGGGACGCGGTGCTGGTGCGTGTGTACggcaggaggacagagctgaTCGTGGACAGGGAGACCGAGCTGCGCAACTTCCAGGTGCTGCGCGCCCACGGCTGCGCCCCCGACCTCTACTGCGCCTTCCGCAACGGCCTCTGCTACCAGTTCCTGCCCGGCGTGGCGCTGGGGCCCGACCATGTGCGCGACCCTCGCCTCTTCAG GCTGGTGGCCCAGGAGATGGCCAGGGTGCATGCCATCCATGCCAACGGGAGCCTCCCCAAGCCCATCCTCTGGCAGAAGCTGCACAAGTACTTCACCCTTGTGAAGATGGATCTCAGCCCAAAGGTATCCAACCCCAG cctccagcAGGACATGCCCAGCCTGGAGATGCTTGAACATGAACTGGCCTGGATGAAGGAAACCCTCTCCCAGCTGGGCTCCCCTGTCGTGCTCTGCCACAACGACCTGCTCTGCAAGAACATCATCTACAACCAGGCACGAG AGCGAGTTCACTTCATAGACTATGAGTACACAGGCTACAACTACCAGGCCTTTGACATTGGGAACCACTTCAATGAGTTTGCAG GTGTGAAGGAGGTGGACTATGGCCTCTACCCCAGCAAGGAGAcccagctgcagtggctgcacTCCTACCTGCAGGCCTACAAACAGCTGACCCAGGGGGACCGAGGTGGCACCGAGGTGtccagggaggagctggaggctctCTATGTGCAAGTGAACAAattctccttg GCATCCCATTTCCTCTGGGCATGCTGGGGGCTGATCCAGGACAAATACTCTACCATAGACTTTAATTTCTTAAG ATATGCAAAGCTAAGGTTTAAACAGTACTTCAAGATGAAGCCAGTGGTCAtggccctgcagccccccaaaTAG